CCCCGAGGGTGTGGGCGGACGCGCGCTACCGCAACATCGTGCATTGGACCGAGGCCGATCGCGGCGGACACTTCGCCGCATTCGAGAACCCCGAGTTCTTCGTGGAGGACCTACGCGCCTTCGGGCGAGCGGTGCGGTAGCCGTCGCTCCCGGCTTTGTACGCCGGAGAACTGGACCCGAGACAGGACACCACCGAAGCGGCTCAGTCGCACCCGCCGCCAGACACCGGCCCCGGTGCCGTGACACCCACAGCCTCTTCCCGGTGTCACACCCCCTTCGTAGGGTGGGTTCTGCTCGGTCAACGGCCCCGAGTGCGTGTTCCAGGAATACCTTCGGCCGTTCATGTCTGCACTTCCCCGTGTGATGACTCGGCCTTCTGTGGCTCGAGCGGAAGGGGAGCGAATCGTGTTCGAGCCGTGGCTTGCTGAGCTGAACGTCATGCCGCTCGCCGGCCTCGATCGTCACCGATTGTGCGATGCCGCCACTGCGTCCGGACGTCTGCGCTCGGCGCTCGATGCGTTCGACGCACGCATCGCTGCCGCCGTCGACAAGCTCGCCGACAACGGCCCGGGCGCGTCGACCGTCCTGCGGGGCGCCTCGAAGTGCTCGCAGCGGGAAGCCGACAAGCGAACCCGGCGAGCCGAGGCGCTGCAGGCGATGCCGTCTGCCGCCGATGCTCTGGCGACAGGATCGATCACCGCCGAACACGTCGACGCCCTCGCACGCGCCGCCGACGCCACCTCCGCAGCAGCGGTCGAGCAATCGGACCTGCTCGCCAAGGCGAAGTGCCGTCCCGCAGATCTGCTCGCCAACGACACGCGTGAGTGGACGCGTCGGCATCAATCCCAAGCCGATCTCGAGGCGAAGCAGCGACGCCAGGTCGAGGCACGCCGTTGCGTCATCTTCGAGGGCGACGACGGTATGACCGTCCTTCACGCCGAGTTCGACCCGGTCACCGGCGCCCGCGTCCGCTCGGTTCTCGAGACGGCGTGCGACCGGTTGTACCACGCCGACGGCGGCAGGGACGCCGCAGCGGGAAGCCGGACTCCCCAGCAGCGCCGTGCCGACGCCCTGGCCGACCTCCTGACCGGCGCCGCAGCCGGAGACGGCACTCGATCCGGACCGGTCCGCACACAAATGCTCGTGATCGCCCACGCCGACGGCACGGCCGAGATCCCCGGCACCGGACCGATCCCCGCCACCCAACTGGCCGAACTCGCCTGCAACGCCGACCTCTTCGGACTCGTCTTCGACACCGATGGCCAGCCGCTCTGGCACGGCACGAGAATCCGGCTTGCCGACGACCACCAATGGAGGGCGCTCATCGCCCGCGATGGCGGCTGCGTCATCTGCAACGCGCATCCGTCGAAGTGCGAAGCCCACCACATCGAGTTCTACGGACCGCCCACCCACGGCCCCACCGACATCGAGAACCTCGCACTCGTCTGCCGCCACGAACACCACCTCATCCACGATCAAGGCCATCAACTCCGTCGGCGAGCCGATGGCAGCTGGGAACTCCGTCCGCCAGACCAACCACGGGCAGGACCATGACCGGCTCGGTCCGACGGCCGGACCAACACCCGGATCGAGGGCTACCAGTGAAGGCGCATCTGGTAGCCGACGCGGCGTCTGCTCAGTGCCGCTTCGCGCTCCTCGGGCGTGTAGGCGGGCGTCTCCGCCGGCAGGTGGTCGCGCACGTCGTCGACCTTGCAGCGGGTGACCACGGGATCCGGGGCGTCGCTCGGCAGCTTCCACCGCAGCTGGATGATCCCCCAGGGGTTGTCGGTCTTGTCGAGCCAGTTCTGCACGCCAGGATCGCGCCTCGAGATCACGGCGCGTAGTTTGCCGTCGGCGTCGAGGCGGGCCTGCGACTCGTTGAGACTCGACTGGTGGTTCGCCCAGTCGATCGTGCTGAATCGGTCGTCGGCCACGAGAATCGACCAGTAGAGCGACTCACGCGGCAGGGCGGTCTCGACCACCAGTGCCTCGTCGTCGTCGATCTCAAAGGCGCCGTCGTAGTAGACCTGGTTCGGCATCCCGCCGATGCTCTCGATCTTCTTCGAGCGAGTGAGCACGTTGACACCGTGGTTCTCCCGGTACCAACGGGCCAGGTCGATGTCGAAGCGCACCATGCCCTCGGCCCACCGCCCGAGGTTGGCGATGCGGCGGTCGATCTCGGCTTTCGACGTCGGCGGCGCATCGTCGAGACGTTCGATCGCCAGGCGGGCATCGACCTCCTCGATCCAGTCGACGGCGCACTGCCGAAGGAGGAGACGCACGGTCGTCGGCCGGAGCTCCCACCAGTCTCCCTCGTAGCCATCGGGGCGCTGGGGGCTGAGGATCACGCTGCAGCGGCCCTCGGCGTCGAGGGTGACGTCGGCGAGGCTGTTCTGAACGGGCGCGACCGACGTGTCGCCCTCGTGGCCGAGCAGCTCGTAGCTCTGCTGGCTGATCTCGACGAAGCGTGTCGTGCCGCGAGTCCCCGAGATCCGGTACGTCCCCTCCGGATCCACGTCGGTCGTGCGGTAGGTGTAGTCCGGGCACGGGCCGCCCATGTTCATCGAGATGTTCCAGCACGGAGTCCACGTCGGCCGCCTCGGATCGAGCGCCACGTGCGACAGGTAGCCGTTCGCGACGGCGGACAGCGCCAGACGCAGGAGGTCGCGGCGATCGTCGGCGGAGGGGCTCTCTCGGCCCCATCGATTGATCAGCTGATCGCCGACGGGTGACAGGTGCTCGAGCAGCTCGCGCCACTCGGGCAGGTCGAGCGAGGCGGGTTCGGTCATGGTCGATCCTCTTGTTCGTTGTCGGAATGGGCGGATGCGGTGGCGATGCGATCCGGATGGAGCTGGTCGAGCACACGCCGGAGGCCGTCGCGCCAGGAGACGCGGCACGGCCCGGTGAGCTCGATTCGCCGCGCCGGATCGGCGACCGAGCCGATCGACGCGCCGGGGACAGGCTGGACCGCGACGCTCGCATCGACACCCAGCAGCTGCGCGCCGTACTCGGCCATCTCCTGGATGCTGGCGGCCTCGTCGCCCGCCCAGTTGACGATGGTGGCCGGTGTGCCCGCCGCAGCGAGCAGTGGTCCGGTCTGGGAGAGGATGTCGTCGTCGTGGATCGGGCTGTAGGGGCAGGGATCCCATCTCGTCACGACAGCTTCTCCAGCGGCGACCGACTGCATTGCGTAGACGGGCAGGCCGCCGCGCGGCCCGTATGAGGCCCCCATGCGGGCGATCGTGATCGGGATCCCGAACTGCCTTGCACAGAAGCGGGCCACCGCCTCCGTCGCGATCTTGCTGATGCTGTAGCTCGGGGCGAAGCCCAACATGATGTCGC
The genomic region above belongs to Acidimicrobiales bacterium and contains:
- a CDS encoding DUF222 domain-containing protein is translated as MFEPWLAELNVMPLAGLDRHRLCDAATASGRLRSALDAFDARIAAAVDKLADNGPGASTVLRGASKCSQREADKRTRRAEALQAMPSAADALATGSITAEHVDALARAADATSAAAVEQSDLLAKAKCRPADLLANDTREWTRRHQSQADLEAKQRRQVEARRCVIFEGDDGMTVLHAEFDPVTGARVRSVLETACDRLYHADGGRDAAAGSRTPQQRRADALADLLTGAAAGDGTRSGPVRTQMLVIAHADGTAEIPGTGPIPATQLAELACNADLFGLVFDTDGQPLWHGTRIRLADDHQWRALIARDGGCVICNAHPSKCEAHHIEFYGPPTHGPTDIENLALVCRHEHHLIHDQGHQLRRRADGSWELRPPDQPRAGP
- a CDS encoding DUF1214 domain-containing protein is translated as MTEPASLDLPEWRELLEHLSPVGDQLINRWGRESPSADDRRDLLRLALSAVANGYLSHVALDPRRPTWTPCWNISMNMGGPCPDYTYRTTDVDPEGTYRISGTRGTTRFVEISQQSYELLGHEGDTSVAPVQNSLADVTLDAEGRCSVILSPQRPDGYEGDWWELRPTTVRLLLRQCAVDWIEEVDARLAIERLDDAPPTSKAEIDRRIANLGRWAEGMVRFDIDLARWYRENHGVNVLTRSKKIESIGGMPNQVYYDGAFEIDDDEALVVETALPRESLYWSILVADDRFSTIDWANHQSSLNESQARLDADGKLRAVISRRDPGVQNWLDKTDNPWGIIQLRWKLPSDAPDPVVTRCKVDDVRDHLPAETPAYTPEEREAALSRRRVGYQMRLHW
- a CDS encoding NAD(P)-dependent oxidoreductase, giving the protein MSETSLEDRKILVTGPAGQIAFPLARELARHNEVWGIARFSDPVSRREVEDAGIRTLSIDLGDPDFSDMPSDFTHLLHLAASIAGDDYDQALRVNAEGTGLLLAHCRNVEAALVMSTVSVYKPHADPWHAFREDDPLGDIMLGFAPSYSISKIATEAVARFCARQFGIPITIARMGASYGPRGGLPVYAMQSVAAGEAVVTRWDPCPYSPIHDDDILSQTGPLLAAAGTPATIVNWAGDEAASIQEMAEYGAQLLGVDASVAVQPVPGASIGSVADPARRIELTGPCRVSWRDGLRRVLDQLHPDRIATASAHSDNEQEDRP